Proteins encoded within one genomic window of Lynx canadensis isolate LIC74 chromosome B2, mLynCan4.pri.v2, whole genome shotgun sequence:
- the AKIRIN2 gene encoding akirin-2 — protein sequence MACGATLKRTLDFDPLLSPASPKRRRCAPLSAPTSAAASPSSAAATAAASFSAAAASPQKYLRMEPSPFGDVSSRLTTEQILYNIKQEYKRMQKRRHLETSFQQTDPCCTSEAQPHAFLLSGPASPGTSSATSSPLKKEQPLFTLRQVGMICERLLKEREEKVREEYEEILNTKLAEQYDAFVKFTHDQIMRRYGEQPASYVS from the exons ATGGCGTGTGGAGCCACTCTGAAAAGGACTCTGGATTTCGACCCGCTGCTGAGCCCGGCGTCCCCGAAGCGGAGGCGATGTGCGCCATTGTCGGCGCCCACCTCGGCTGCTGCCTCTCCGTCGTCGGCAGCCGCGACCGCTGCCGCCTCCTTTTCGGCTGCCGCCGCCTCGCCGCAGAAGTATCTCCGAATGGAGCCGTCCCCCTTTGGCGACGTCTCTTCCCGTCTCACCACAG aacAAATTCTGTACAACATAAAACAAGAGTATAAACGCATGCAGAAGAGAAGACATTTAGAAACTAGTTTTCAACAAACAGATCCATGTTGTACTTCAGAGGCACAACCACATGCATTTCTCCTCAGTGGACCAGCTTCACCAG GGACTTCATCTGCAACGTcctcaccattaaaaaaagaacagcccTTATTCACTCTACGGCAGGTTGGGATGATCTGTGAACGTTTGTTGAAAGAACGTGAAGAGAAAGTTCGAGAAGAGTATGAAGAAATATTGAACACAAAACTTGCAG AACAATATGATGCATTTGTGAAGTTTACGCATGATCAAATAATGCGACGATATGGAGAACAGCCTGCTAGTT ATGTTTCATGA